A region from the Sandaracinus amylolyticus genome encodes:
- a CDS encoding MopE-related protein — translation MSVRSARLHFVASIASMLVVAGCGRSELDLFRDGGGIAPNDGGGMDAAVDAGDAGEDPGDAGDGGHVIDDGGDAGDAAPDGGDGGVCNFDEDCDDDLFCNGQERCRSGVCVRGAAPACADSVSCTNDRCVEATRSCESIPDPSRCDAGEICNPMAGCIVMPCATDANCQDGSFCNGAERCVGGRCAPGARVACDDGVDCTLDECSEMLDRCTTTPRDVLCDDSRFCNGAETCSPMGCVRSPAPRCDDGNACTIDRCDESVRACTTTPRDDDGDGVPAVSCGGGDCDDRNPRVRPGVPELCRDRIDNDCDGALDCDDATCAMTAECLTCVPRGPREVACRDMVDDDCDGRVDCLDPECAARPECRMCTRREARCDDGLDEDCDMRIDCDDADCARSPDCVCASRESACADGLDDDCDGRVDCDDSECAADPACRMCTPREVFCDDGNDDDCDARLDCADTDCARSPLCCTPRPEQCTGATDDDCDGRVDCDDPDCTTSPSCCRPRAEICTNAVDDDCDGLADCSDSVSCGRDPACRMCFPELCRGGADEDCDNRFDCDDPDCFADPICAVCTPRPERCTGGVDDDCDGRTDCADTDCARDPACSTCIPRPEICGDGADQDCDLRVDCDDSDCALDPACRVCVPEVCTNGGDDDCDGRADCSDSDCRAAPTCVSCTREACENGADDDCDMRVDCDDSDCARSPACLTCAPSETCRNGRDDDCDGDADCDDSECSGQPICSFCLPIEICGTGVDEDCDRLVDCDDPQCARDPSCQPGCVAEACRNGRDDDCDGSFDCDDPDCAGQPLCLVCLPFEICNSGFDEDCDALRDCDDPDCEFEPGCGACTGFEDQCTNRFDEDCDGRTDCADPDCQIDPSCCVPTGAEQCGNGVDDDCNGAPDCADLACSSDPACCVFQGPEQCGTGIDEDCNGRIDCDDPLCAGTPMCCVPTGRERCTGGVDEDCDGLVDCGDRECATSPVCALRDAGIPPPPRDAGARDAGAVCTPVEGTIAMCTNGRDDDCDGAADCADGDCSPFPDLGECCNGADDNGNGLSDEFACGCSSNAECSGINVCWADTLGLCGPRCSLIGGDEFCAQIDPGLRCSAATGTCTF, via the coding sequence ATGTCCGTTCGCAGTGCTCGTCTTCACTTCGTCGCGTCGATCGCATCGATGCTCGTCGTCGCGGGATGTGGGCGGAGCGAGCTCGATCTGTTCCGTGATGGCGGCGGCATCGCTCCGAACGACGGGGGCGGCATGGACGCGGCCGTCGACGCGGGCGACGCCGGCGAGGACCCCGGCGACGCGGGCGACGGCGGCCACGTGATCGACGACGGAGGCGACGCCGGAGACGCGGCGCCCGACGGGGGCGACGGCGGCGTCTGCAACTTCGACGAGGACTGCGACGACGACCTCTTCTGCAACGGTCAGGAGCGCTGCCGCAGCGGCGTGTGCGTGCGCGGCGCGGCGCCGGCCTGCGCGGACAGCGTCAGCTGCACGAACGACCGCTGCGTCGAAGCGACGCGCAGCTGCGAGTCGATCCCCGATCCGTCGCGCTGCGACGCCGGAGAGATCTGCAATCCGATGGCCGGCTGCATCGTGATGCCGTGCGCGACGGACGCGAACTGTCAGGACGGCTCGTTCTGCAACGGCGCGGAGCGCTGCGTCGGCGGACGCTGCGCGCCGGGCGCGCGCGTCGCGTGCGACGACGGCGTCGACTGCACGCTCGACGAGTGCAGCGAGATGCTCGACCGCTGCACCACGACGCCGCGTGACGTGCTCTGCGACGACTCGCGCTTCTGCAACGGCGCGGAGACCTGCTCGCCGATGGGCTGCGTGCGCAGCCCGGCTCCGCGCTGCGACGACGGCAACGCGTGCACGATCGACCGCTGCGACGAGTCGGTGCGCGCGTGCACGACGACGCCGCGCGACGACGACGGCGACGGCGTGCCCGCCGTGAGCTGCGGCGGCGGCGACTGCGACGACCGCAACCCGCGCGTGCGCCCCGGCGTGCCCGAGCTCTGCCGCGACCGGATCGACAACGACTGCGACGGCGCGCTCGACTGCGACGACGCGACGTGCGCGATGACCGCGGAGTGCCTCACCTGCGTCCCGCGCGGCCCGCGCGAGGTCGCGTGTCGCGACATGGTCGACGACGACTGCGACGGCCGGGTGGACTGCCTCGATCCGGAGTGCGCGGCTCGCCCCGAGTGCCGCATGTGCACGCGCCGCGAGGCGCGCTGCGACGACGGTCTCGACGAGGACTGCGACATGCGCATCGACTGCGACGACGCCGACTGCGCGCGCAGCCCCGACTGCGTGTGCGCGTCGCGCGAGAGCGCCTGCGCCGACGGCCTCGACGACGACTGCGACGGTCGCGTCGACTGCGACGACAGCGAGTGCGCCGCCGATCCGGCGTGCCGCATGTGCACTCCGCGCGAGGTCTTCTGCGACGACGGGAACGACGACGACTGCGACGCTCGCCTCGACTGCGCCGACACCGACTGCGCGCGCTCGCCGCTCTGCTGCACGCCGCGTCCCGAGCAGTGCACCGGCGCGACGGACGACGACTGCGACGGTCGCGTCGACTGCGACGATCCGGACTGCACGACGAGCCCGAGCTGCTGCCGGCCGCGCGCCGAGATCTGCACCAACGCGGTCGACGACGACTGCGACGGTCTCGCCGACTGCAGCGACTCGGTCTCGTGCGGTCGCGATCCCGCGTGCCGCATGTGCTTCCCCGAGCTCTGCCGCGGCGGCGCCGACGAGGACTGCGACAACCGCTTCGACTGCGACGATCCCGACTGCTTCGCAGATCCGATCTGCGCGGTGTGCACGCCCCGCCCCGAGCGCTGCACCGGCGGCGTCGACGACGACTGCGATGGTCGCACCGACTGCGCCGACACCGACTGCGCGCGCGACCCCGCGTGCAGCACGTGCATCCCGCGGCCCGAGATCTGCGGCGACGGCGCCGATCAGGACTGCGACCTGCGCGTCGACTGCGACGACTCCGACTGCGCGCTCGACCCCGCGTGCCGCGTCTGCGTGCCCGAGGTGTGCACGAACGGCGGTGACGACGACTGCGATGGTCGCGCCGACTGCTCGGACTCCGACTGCCGCGCCGCGCCGACCTGCGTGAGCTGCACGCGCGAGGCGTGCGAGAACGGCGCGGACGACGACTGCGACATGCGCGTCGACTGCGACGACTCGGACTGCGCGCGCAGCCCCGCCTGCCTGACGTGCGCGCCGAGCGAGACCTGCCGAAACGGGCGCGACGACGACTGCGACGGTGACGCCGACTGCGACGACAGCGAGTGCTCGGGACAGCCGATCTGCTCGTTCTGTCTGCCGATCGAGATCTGCGGGACCGGCGTCGACGAGGACTGCGATCGTCTCGTCGACTGCGACGACCCGCAGTGCGCGCGTGATCCTTCGTGTCAGCCGGGCTGCGTCGCGGAGGCGTGTCGCAACGGGCGCGACGACGACTGCGACGGATCGTTCGACTGCGACGATCCCGACTGCGCGGGACAGCCGCTCTGCCTCGTGTGCCTGCCCTTCGAGATCTGCAACAGCGGCTTCGACGAGGACTGCGACGCGCTGAGGGACTGCGACGATCCCGACTGCGAGTTCGAGCCGGGATGCGGCGCGTGCACCGGCTTCGAGGACCAGTGCACGAACCGCTTCGACGAGGACTGCGACGGGCGCACCGACTGCGCGGATCCCGACTGCCAGATCGATCCGTCGTGCTGCGTGCCCACCGGCGCCGAGCAGTGCGGCAACGGTGTCGACGACGACTGCAACGGCGCGCCCGACTGCGCGGACCTCGCGTGCTCGAGCGATCCGGCGTGCTGCGTGTTCCAGGGCCCGGAGCAGTGCGGCACCGGGATCGACGAGGACTGCAACGGTCGCATCGACTGCGACGATCCCCTCTGCGCCGGCACGCCGATGTGCTGCGTGCCCACCGGGCGCGAGCGCTGCACGGGCGGCGTCGACGAAGACTGCGACGGCCTCGTCGACTGCGGCGATCGCGAGTGCGCGACGTCGCCGGTCTGCGCGCTGCGCGACGCCGGGATCCCGCCGCCGCCGCGCGATGCCGGAGCGCGCGATGCCGGTGCGGTGTGCACGCCGGTCGAGGGCACGATCGCGATGTGCACCAACGGGCGCGACGACGACTGCGACGGCGCGGCGGACTGCGCGGACGGCGACTGCTCGCCCTTCCCCGACCTCGGCGAGTGCTGCAACGGCGCCGATGACAACGGCAACGGCCTGTCCGACGAGTTCGCGTGCGGCTGCTCGTCGAACGCGGAGTGCAGCGGCATCAACGTGTGCTGGGCGGACACGCTGGGGCTCTGCGGGCCGCGCTGCTCGCTGATCGGCGGAGACGAGTTCTGCGCGCAGATCGATCCGGGGCTGCGCTGCTCGGCTGCGACCGGGACGTGCACGTTCTGA
- a CDS encoding S1 family peptidase, producing MNRPGLILLLVASISGCESTPLSRSVGAPIVDGERETGERAVVLIQAVIGACTGTLITDRVVLTAKHCVQQQSAMSPAPPSFFSVGVGDRAGATTNHRVQQVVTTPGRFFIGDGTDIALLILREPVEGVEPITVRREVPTDLVGSTVTAIGFGTTREREVGIKYRTTATIENVTATVLEARDTICQGDSGGPIILEGDGTRPRQIVGVASYGLAANQGDCPAMLDAWNRVDTYLGLIDAAIVRSGACVATGEELCNSIDDDCDGETDEGCLALGEACERDDQCAFGRGAPRRRASERAVRRRGGDAPMHAPVRSALARRELQRDRAALRRRCDRGRWLLLRHERGLRGPLRPGVGGLGLAG from the coding sequence ATGAACCGTCCGGGCTTGATCTTGCTGCTCGTCGCGTCGATCTCCGGATGCGAGTCGACGCCGCTCTCGAGGAGCGTCGGCGCGCCGATCGTCGACGGCGAACGCGAGACCGGCGAGCGCGCCGTCGTGCTGATCCAGGCGGTGATCGGCGCGTGCACGGGCACGCTGATCACCGATCGCGTGGTGCTCACCGCGAAGCACTGCGTGCAGCAGCAGAGCGCGATGAGCCCCGCGCCTCCGTCGTTCTTCTCGGTCGGGGTCGGCGATCGCGCGGGCGCGACGACGAACCACCGCGTGCAGCAGGTCGTGACGACGCCGGGCCGCTTCTTCATCGGCGACGGCACCGACATCGCGCTGCTGATCCTGCGCGAGCCCGTCGAGGGCGTGGAGCCGATCACGGTGCGTCGCGAGGTGCCCACGGATCTCGTCGGCAGCACGGTCACCGCGATCGGGTTCGGCACGACGCGCGAGCGCGAGGTCGGGATCAAGTACCGCACGACCGCGACGATCGAGAACGTGACCGCGACGGTGCTCGAGGCGCGCGACACCATCTGTCAGGGCGACTCGGGCGGCCCGATCATCCTCGAGGGTGACGGCACGCGGCCGCGCCAGATCGTCGGCGTCGCTTCGTACGGTCTCGCGGCGAACCAGGGCGACTGCCCCGCGATGCTCGACGCGTGGAACCGCGTGGACACGTACCTCGGCCTGATCGACGCCGCGATCGTGCGGAGCGGTGCGTGCGTCGCGACCGGCGAGGAGCTGTGCAACTCGATCGACGACGACTGCGACGGCGAGACCGACGAGGGCTGCCTCGCGCTCGGCGAGGCGTGCGAGCGCGACGATCAGTGCGCGTTCGGCCGAGGCGCTCCGCGACGGCGCGCCTCCGAGCGCGCTGTGCGCCGACGTGGCGGGGATGCGCCGATGCACGCGCCCGTGCGATCCGCTCTCGCCCGCCGCGAGCTGCAGCGAGATCGTGCCGCCCTTCGGCGGCGATGCGATCGCGGTCGATGGCTTCTACTGCGCCACGAGCGCGGGCTGCGAGGGCCTCTGCGCCCCGGGGTCGGAGGGCTCGGGCTCGCCGGGTGA
- a CDS encoding MYXO-CTERM sorting domain-containing protein has product MCATPCRGDSVACPAVEVCSADAGSCGVCVAPSARPSGRGRGEPCELASECSTFGCGEVDGADQCTAICVGDGDCGRGMRCVEGYCARGERAGPFGTCRGDADCNDARCLARDTGERFCARRCTDAVSCPGGTCADVDGEMRCIPSAPVLGEACDGSVACAQGQCIDGACTATCGGASTCPVGHDCVREGDATLCRPRPSSSGGCSVASAGSPGVLVLLAMVAVVTIARRRRA; this is encoded by the coding sequence GTGTGCGCGACGCCGTGCCGCGGGGACTCGGTCGCGTGCCCCGCGGTCGAGGTGTGCAGCGCGGATGCGGGGAGCTGCGGCGTGTGCGTGGCGCCGAGCGCGCGTCCCAGCGGGCGCGGGCGCGGCGAGCCGTGCGAGCTCGCGAGCGAGTGCTCGACGTTCGGCTGCGGTGAGGTCGACGGCGCCGATCAGTGCACCGCGATCTGCGTCGGCGACGGGGACTGCGGGCGCGGCATGCGCTGCGTCGAGGGCTACTGCGCGCGCGGCGAGCGCGCCGGGCCCTTCGGCACGTGCCGCGGCGACGCCGACTGCAACGACGCCCGCTGCCTCGCGCGCGACACCGGCGAGCGCTTCTGCGCGCGGCGCTGCACCGACGCGGTGTCGTGCCCGGGCGGCACCTGCGCCGACGTCGACGGCGAGATGCGCTGCATCCCGAGCGCGCCGGTCCTCGGCGAAGCGTGCGACGGGAGCGTCGCGTGCGCGCAGGGCCAGTGCATCGACGGCGCGTGCACCGCGACGTGCGGCGGCGCGAGCACGTGCCCGGTCGGGCACGACTGCGTGCGCGAGGGCGACGCGACCTTGTGTCGTCCGCGCCCGAGCAGCTCCGGCGGGTGCAGCGTCGCGAGCGCGGGCTCGCCCGGCGTGCTCGTGCTGCTCGCGATGGTGGCGGTGGTGACGATCGCGCGCCGAAGGCGCGCGTGA
- a CDS encoding ABC transporter permease: MSAPPVPDFASALAASLRLSWKRLLRGRKVRLGAAAVVLVVVAAVAVRYLLEPEEPERVVEAAVRVGFLNMLVFLLPFLFTAGAIAEEVENRTLPYLTLRPAGRIAITLGKFFTGAGLSILLLAGGVLVIHVASFATDPTPMIDELPDTLRMIGALSLLALCYSALCLLWGSLVVEAGGLLATLHLAVIEYGFSWLPGLARLVSMNHFASELAGFERSGWGAESVPDVDTWICATVIAVVTLLYLAVASVVVRTSELGFGKA; the protein is encoded by the coding sequence GTGAGCGCTCCGCCGGTCCCCGACTTCGCGAGCGCGCTCGCGGCGTCGCTGCGCCTCTCGTGGAAGCGCCTCCTGCGCGGTCGCAAGGTGCGCCTCGGCGCTGCCGCGGTGGTGCTCGTCGTCGTCGCCGCAGTCGCCGTGCGCTACCTGCTCGAGCCCGAGGAGCCGGAGCGCGTCGTCGAGGCCGCGGTGCGCGTGGGTTTCCTCAACATGCTCGTGTTCCTCCTGCCGTTCCTGTTCACGGCGGGCGCGATCGCGGAAGAGGTCGAGAACCGCACGCTGCCGTACCTCACGCTGCGCCCTGCGGGACGCATCGCGATCACGCTCGGCAAGTTCTTCACCGGCGCCGGGCTGAGCATCCTGCTGCTCGCGGGTGGCGTGCTCGTGATCCACGTCGCGTCCTTCGCGACCGATCCCACGCCGATGATCGACGAGCTGCCCGACACGCTGCGCATGATCGGTGCGCTCTCGCTGCTCGCGCTCTGTTACTCGGCGCTGTGTCTCCTCTGGGGCTCGCTCGTCGTCGAGGCCGGCGGCTTGCTCGCGACCCTGCACCTCGCCGTCATCGAGTACGGCTTCTCGTGGCTGCCCGGCCTCGCGCGGCTCGTCTCGATGAACCACTTCGCCTCGGAGCTCGCGGGCTTCGAGCGAAGCGGGTGGGGCGCGGAGAGCGTGCCCGACGTCGACACGTGGATCTGCGCGACGGTCATCGCGGTCGTGACGCTGCTCTACCTCGCGGTCGCGTCGGTCGTCGTGCGCACGTCGGAGCTCGGGTTCGGGAAGGCGTGA
- a CDS encoding ABC transporter ATP-binding protein → MTAAAASSQASIQAIGVSKWYGKVTALQDVSLQLKPGVWGLLGPNGSGKTTFMRLCAGLSKPSLGQIRVCGDAPFANPEVLRRIGLCPEADALYDELTALEFVTAMAELSGYSRKDARDRAVKALTDFGLDKAMERKMGGYSRGMRQRAKLAQSVVHDPDVLLLDEPLTGTDPTSRHVILDQVRIRANAGAVVLFSTHVLVEVEALTEQVLLIARGQLVAQGKVHEIRDLLEEHPHHVRVDCDRPRDLAAAVLASPEGEGVLGISFPSSTEVELETRKPDETYSVIAKMIVEGGFTVRSLTSPDASLEALFHYLVERSGRMAGTGSDAASGSAKPYQAALSPGARDTKKKGARA, encoded by the coding sequence GTGACCGCCGCTGCAGCCTCGTCGCAGGCCAGCATCCAGGCGATCGGCGTCTCGAAGTGGTACGGCAAGGTCACCGCGCTGCAGGACGTCAGCCTCCAGCTGAAGCCCGGCGTGTGGGGCCTGCTCGGCCCGAACGGCTCGGGCAAGACCACGTTCATGCGCCTGTGCGCCGGGCTCTCGAAGCCGAGCCTCGGTCAGATCCGCGTCTGCGGTGACGCGCCGTTCGCGAACCCCGAGGTGCTGCGCCGCATCGGGCTCTGCCCCGAGGCCGACGCGCTCTACGACGAGCTCACCGCGCTCGAGTTCGTCACCGCGATGGCCGAGCTGTCCGGCTACTCGCGCAAGGACGCGCGCGATCGCGCGGTGAAGGCGCTCACCGACTTCGGCCTCGACAAGGCGATGGAGCGCAAGATGGGCGGCTACAGCCGCGGCATGCGCCAGCGCGCGAAGCTCGCGCAGTCGGTGGTGCACGACCCCGACGTGCTGCTCCTCGACGAGCCGCTCACCGGCACCGATCCGACGTCGCGCCACGTCATCCTCGATCAGGTCCGCATCCGCGCGAACGCGGGCGCCGTGGTGCTCTTCTCGACGCACGTGCTGGTCGAGGTCGAGGCGCTCACCGAGCAGGTGTTGCTCATCGCGCGCGGTCAGCTCGTCGCGCAGGGCAAGGTGCACGAGATCCGCGACCTCCTCGAGGAGCACCCGCACCACGTGCGCGTCGACTGCGATCGTCCGCGCGATCTCGCGGCCGCGGTGCTCGCATCGCCGGAAGGAGAAGGCGTGCTCGGCATCTCGTTCCCCTCGTCGACCGAGGTCGAGCTCGAGACGCGCAAGCCCGACGAGACGTACTCGGTGATCGCGAAGATGATCGTCGAGGGCGGGTTCACGGTGCGCTCGCTGACGAGCCCCGACGCGTCGCTCGAGGCGCTGTTCCACTATCTCGTCGAGCGCAGCGGCCGCATGGCGGGCACCGGCTCCGACGCGGCGAGCGGATCGGCGAAGCCCTACCAAGCCGCGCTGTCGCCCGGCGCGCGCGACACGAAGAAGAAGGGAGCACGCGCGTGA
- a CDS encoding ABC transporter permease subunit → MTIRDLGYRPYDGPRLPPSNAVWVLFRYGLGRAWASWLVKLAAFTAWLPVIGFVIGSWAANSAMEAVPPEARDQLPPIVHLFADESRALSSLFGLETWFFVSLVTVGAGAGAIAHDRTHRAFQFYFAKPVTPETYLAGRVSAIATWVFAIAFVPAFLYCVALAAFGPREEALDTVALLLPALVFSLLLAIVMSIASVAVSSLSASRALTISTWLTVFVVPHVIAGVVDVVSRASGREEGFPWLYLGSFTAMLGTVRDALFKIDDPSALEWFHAAGALAVMVVGLGALALHRLRAQEVIT, encoded by the coding sequence ATGACGATCCGGGACCTCGGTTACCGCCCGTACGACGGTCCACGACTGCCACCGTCGAACGCGGTCTGGGTCCTGTTCCGATACGGCCTCGGTCGCGCGTGGGCGTCGTGGCTCGTGAAGCTCGCCGCGTTCACCGCGTGGCTGCCGGTCATCGGCTTCGTGATCGGCTCGTGGGCCGCGAACTCCGCGATGGAGGCGGTCCCGCCCGAGGCGCGCGATCAGCTCCCGCCGATCGTGCACCTCTTCGCCGACGAGTCGCGCGCGCTGAGCAGCCTCTTCGGGCTCGAGACCTGGTTCTTCGTCAGCCTCGTGACCGTCGGCGCCGGCGCCGGCGCGATCGCGCACGACCGCACCCATCGCGCGTTCCAGTTCTACTTCGCGAAGCCGGTCACGCCCGAGACGTACCTCGCGGGTCGCGTCTCCGCGATCGCGACCTGGGTGTTCGCCATCGCGTTCGTGCCCGCCTTCCTCTACTGCGTCGCGCTCGCCGCGTTCGGGCCGCGCGAAGAGGCGCTCGACACGGTGGCGCTCCTGCTCCCGGCGCTGGTGTTCTCGCTCCTGCTCGCGATCGTGATGTCGATCGCGTCGGTCGCGGTCTCGTCGCTCAGCGCGAGCCGCGCGCTCACGATCTCGACGTGGCTCACGGTGTTCGTCGTGCCCCACGTGATCGCGGGCGTGGTCGACGTCGTCTCGCGCGCGAGCGGTCGCGAGGAGGGCTTCCCCTGGCTCTACCTCGGCTCGTTCACCGCGATGCTCGGCACGGTGCGCGACGCGCTCTTCAAGATCGACGATCCCAGCGCGCTCGAGTGGTTCCACGCCGCGGGCGCGCTCGCCGTGATGGTCGTCGGGCTCGGTGCGCTCGCGCTGCATCGCCTGCGCGCGCAGGAGGTGATCACGTGA
- a CDS encoding DUF962 domain-containing protein, translating into MSAHAITTVAPPRRAEELLTLPPLVARLPILRELPAFWPIYLWHHRRPWTRRLHHAGSWSCIAGAGLAIALGAWWPVLLGLLVGYGLAFAGHWVVERNRPLTFGRPILAGIGNWIMFALEVGGRLEVHLQVVEEQPRDDWDDYDVGSN; encoded by the coding sequence ATGAGCGCGCACGCCATCACGACCGTCGCGCCGCCGCGTCGTGCCGAGGAGCTGCTCACGCTGCCGCCGCTCGTCGCGCGCCTGCCGATCCTCCGCGAGCTGCCGGCGTTCTGGCCGATCTACCTGTGGCACCACCGGCGCCCGTGGACGCGACGCCTGCATCACGCGGGCTCGTGGTCGTGCATCGCCGGCGCAGGGCTCGCGATCGCGCTCGGGGCGTGGTGGCCGGTGCTGCTCGGTCTCCTCGTCGGCTACGGGCTGGCGTTCGCAGGCCACTGGGTCGTGGAGCGCAACCGACCGCTCACCTTCGGCCGCCCGATCCTCGCGGGCATCGGCAACTGGATCATGTTCGCGCTCGAGGTCGGCGGGCGCCTCGAGGTGCACCTCCAGGTCGTCGAAGAGCAGCCGCGCGACGACTGGGACGACTACGACGTCGGCAGCAACTGA